A genomic stretch from Centroberyx gerrardi isolate f3 chromosome 10, fCenGer3.hap1.cur.20231027, whole genome shotgun sequence includes:
- the sucla2 gene encoding succinate--CoA ligase [ADP-forming] subunit beta, mitochondrial codes for MATSLICGRLTASLRNSGARTTINSASKVLGGSSGLFGAHVAQQQLPHLQQQQRNLSLHEYMSIGLLKEAGISVPAGMVASSSDEAYAIAKQIGSKDLVVKAQVLAGGRGKGTFEGGLKGGVKIVYSPEEARDISSQMIGRKLYTKQTGEAGRICNQVFICERRYPRREYYFAITMERSYQGPVLIGSSQGGVNIEDVAAENPDAIVKEPIDIVEGIKMEQAVKVAQKMGFPSALVNEAAENMIKLYNVFIKYDASMLEINPMVEDSSGIVMCMDAKINFDSNAAYRQKKVFDMQDWTQEDPRDRQAARADLNYIGLDGTIGCLVNGAGLAMATMDIIKLHGGTPANFLDVGGGATAQQVTEAFKLITSDRKVQAILVNIFGGIMRCDVIAQGIIMAVTDLDLKIPIVVRLQGTRVDDAKALIAASPLKILACDDLDEAAKMLLKVRGMYRPVERH; via the exons ATGGCGACGTCCCTGATTTGCGGCCGTTTGACGGCTAGCCTGAGAAACTCGGGGGCCAGAACCACAATTAACTCCGCATCCAAG GTTCTGGGTGGCTCCTCGGGTCTGTTCGGGGCCCATGTggcccagcagcagctcccccacctccagcagcagcagaggaaccTCTCCCTGCACGAGTACATGAGCATCGGCCTGCTGAAGGAGGCGGGCATCTCGGTGCCGGCCGGCATGGTGGCCAGCTCCTCCGACGAGGCGTACGCCATCGCCAAGCAGATCG gttcgAAGGATCTGGTGGTGAAAGCTCAGGTTCTGGCCGGTGGCAGAGGGAAGGGGACGTTCGAAGGCGGACTGAAAGGAGGGGTGAAGATCGTTTACTC gCCAGAGGAGGCGCGTGACATCTCGTCCCAGATGATTGGTCGGAAGCTGTACACTAAGCAGACCGGAGAGGCGGGTCGTATCTGCAACCAGGTGTTCATCTGCGAGCGCAGGTATCCACGCAGAGAGTACTACTTCGCCATCACCATGGAGAGGTCCTACcag ggCCCCGTGCTGATTGGCAGCTCCCAGGGGGGCGTGAACATCGAGGACGTGGCGGCGGAGAATCCGGACGCCATCGTCAAGGAGCCCATCGACATCGTGGAGGGGATCAAGATGGAGCAGGCCGTCAAG gtggCGCAGAAGATGGGCTTCCCCTCCGCGCTGGTGAACGAGGCGGCAGAGAACATGATCAAACTCTACAACGTCTTCATCAAGTACGACGCATCCATGTTGGAGATCAACCCCATGGTGGAGGACTCCTCCGGCatcg TGATGTGCATGGACGCCAAGATCAACTTCGACTCCAACGCGGCGTACCGGCAGAAGAAGGTGTTCGACATGCAGGACTGGACCCAGGAGGATCCCCGAGACCGGCAGGCCGCCAGGGCCGACCTCAACTACATCGGCCTGGACGGGACCATCGGCTGCCTGG TGAACGGCGCCGGTCTGGCCATGGCCACCATGGACATCATCAAGCTGCACGGCGGCACGCCCGCCAACTTCCTGGATGTAGGAGGCGGAGCCACGGCTCAGCAGGTGACCGAGGCCTTCAAGCTCATCACCTCCGACAGGAAG gtgcagGCCATCCTGGTCAACATCTTCGGAGGCATCATGAGGTGTGATGTCATCGCCCAGGGCATCATCATGGCTGTTACAGACCTGGACCTCAAGATCCCCATCGTAGTGCGGTTACAAg ggacGAGAGTGGACGACGCCAAAGCTCTGATCGCTGCCAGTCCGCTCAAGATCCTGGCCTGCGACGACCTGGACGAGGCCGCCAaaatg CTGCTGAAAGTTAGAGGAATGTACCGGCCGGTGGAGAGACACTAG